TGATGACGGACTCATGTATAGTATGGGTATGCGACTACGCGTACGAAAGCAATCACCTCTTCGTCGTCACTCCGCGTCGTCGGAGGCGATACATTCGAGCAATGGCCGAATCTCGTCGAACTGCGGCCCTTTGACGATTTGATCTGTCTCTTCGTTCCACTCGATGTAGCCGTGGTCTTCGAGTTTTGGCAAGTGGATGTGAAACATTTCGATCTGCTCTCGTTGCTCGGCGTCGGTCAGCACTGAGTGTCCTGTAGGGGATTCAAACCCTGCGTCCTGCGGGTTCGATTCGAGGAGGGCGAGCAAGAGCGTACGGCGCTGTTCGTGCGCGAGTGCCTCGAAGTCGAGATCTGCATTCATTATAATCACACAAGGTACCAGGGGCAATCAGGCTGCCTTTTTCGCACACAAACCGTCCTTACTGCCTTTTTCGCACACAAACCGTCCTTACTGCCTTTTTCGCACACAAACCGTTTTTACGTACTCACTCGGGGTTGACTGTGTGGCCCGAGAGCGCGTCCCCGAGGACTGCCTTGATCCCTCCACGGAGGCGGGAGCCGACGGCCTGCTGTGAGATGCCGAGTTCCTCGCCGAGGGCTTCCAACGTGACCTCGCGGGGAGACTCGAAGTACCCCCGGTCGTAGGCAAGCACCAGCGCCTCTAGCTGGGTGTCAGTGAGGATGACTTCGATCGCCGTCTCAACCGGGGTGAGTGCGGTTAGTGACGTCAGCGTGATCGGGATATCCAGCTCTCGACAGCGCCGTTGAAATTCTACGATGTCACGTCGCTCATCACCGCGGACATCGAACGTCCACTGTTTGTTTGTACCGATAGCCTCGATCAGTGGAATCGATGTCTCTGCCAGTACGGTTAGCACGTCATCGTACTCCAGCGTCCATTCGACGCGTAACAGGTACTCGTCCTCGACAGAGTCGACGAGCCGGATCCCCTGCACGCCGGGGTGTTCAGTGAACGCGCTCTCGATGTCAGCGACTTCGGTTCCCCGCACCCAGAAGTAGGGAATCACCACGTTCTGTGCGGGGACGAGTCGTTCCAGCGTGACAGTCACGTCCGGCAGTTGCTTGAACACTGTCCCCAGCGGGAACTGGTCTGACGGAACCGTGAACGTCGCTTCAGTAACCATTGTCTGTCCCATGGGCTTCCAGCTGTAAAGGCCTGCTACTGATTGGCACGCGTTCTCGTCCACCGTTCGCGGACGCATCATCTCTCGGCCCCGTATTCGGTACATGGTCCACCCCGGCCCAACCAGTGGGTTCACCGATACGGGATCCGACGTCGGTACCAGCACCCGTTCTATTCAGCAGTCCGCTCCTCGCAGAATCACAGACGCTCGTACTCATCGCGTGAAATTGCGAGGGCGCGTTCCACGTTGTGAACAACGCATTTGATGACGAGCTCACGGAACTGCTTCCACCAGCGTCGTGACCGGACGAAGGCACCGTACTTGCGTTTGAGCCGAGAGTTTACCGTCTCATTCTGACTACGCTGCCCGTAGAGATTGGCGTCGATCCGAGCGTTCCACGCCTTGTGGAGCGACGAAAACGTGCGGTGTGTAATGAGCGGACGAACATCCTGCTCGTGGGCAAGCGTTCGAATCTTCTGGTCGTCGTACCCTTTATCTCCGAGGAGAACAACTACTTCGTCGGTATTTCGCTTGATGAGCGACGGTGCGATTTGCGAGTCGTGTTTCCGTGTCGTCGTCACGTGTACGTCGATAATCGCGTTCGCTCTCGTGTCTACGAGAAGCGTGACTTTCAACTGCTGAATCGTCAATTTCGTTCGCTTCGTGTAGTGTGTTGAGGCATGACTGCGGTCGAACCCGGAGGCGTCGATCCCGACGATACCGTTGGTCGGGAGAAGCGTAACGGAGAGGTTGAGGAGAACCCGCCAGACAGCCATATTGAGCCGGTTGAACGCGTTACACAACGTCGAAGGAGAGGGGAGTTCTTCAAGATCGATGGCACGTCGAATCCGAGGCATCTCGATGAGTTCGTCGAGAAGCATCCGATACGTCGTGTTCTTCCGGACTTTGAGGCAGAGTGAACTACCCCGGCCTACTCAGCCGTGACGGCGGCTTCGTTGAGGCCGGGGCTTCCCTTCCTCTCGGTCGGGCTTCCTGCTTCAACGACGGCGCTTGCAGACACCGACTCCCGATGAGTCGCGTCCACAGCGGCACCGGTCTCCAGCAGGCGTTGTACTTCGGGCTGTCCCAGCCCTAGCTTCCGCAATCCGCGTTCCAGCACGTTGAGTGCGGCGTTCCAGTCACGCTCCAGTAGAAAGCCACAGGATGGGCAACTGTGTTCCCGCACCCAGAGCGGCTTGTCGGTCTTCACGCCGCACTCATGGCACTGTTTCGTCGTGTTCTCCGGGTCGACCTGTTTGACGTGACACCCGTGCAGGTCGGCTTTGTACTGCAAGAGCGTGATGAATTGCCGCCAGGCGGCATCCTGCTTGTTTCGGGCGTTCTGGCTATCCTCGAGCAGCGGCTTCACGTCCAAATCCTCGACGAAGACGGCGTCGTACTCGGTAA
The sequence above is a segment of the Halorussus halophilus genome. Coding sequences within it:
- a CDS encoding transcriptional regulator — translated: MNADLDFEALAHEQRRTLLLALLESNPQDAGFESPTGHSVLTDAEQREQIEMFHIHLPKLEDHGYIEWNEETDQIVKGPQFDEIRPLLECIASDDAE
- a CDS encoding helix-turn-helix domain-containing protein, translating into MVTEATFTVPSDQFPLGTVFKQLPDVTVTLERLVPAQNVVIPYFWVRGTEVADIESAFTEHPGVQGIRLVDSVEDEYLLRVEWTLEYDDVLTVLAETSIPLIEAIGTNKQWTFDVRGDERRDIVEFQRRCRELDIPITLTSLTALTPVETAIEVILTDTQLEALVLAYDRGYFESPREVTLEALGEELGISQQAVGSRLRGGIKAVLGDALSGHTVNPE